The Streptomyces laurentii genome contains a region encoding:
- a CDS encoding padR family transcriptional regulator (Helix-turn-helix domains; cl00088;~PadR family transcriptional regulator [Streptomyces himastatinicus ATCC53653];~identified by MetaGeneAnnotator; putative): MAKLLTEMLKGTLEGVILASLAGRPAYGYEITARLREQGFSDIAEGTVYALLTRLEKRGLVDVEKVPSEKGPPRKVHSLNGQGQEYLEEFWRTWSFLAERLEKLREGGQ, from the coding sequence ATGGCCAAGCTGCTGACGGAGATGCTCAAGGGCACGCTGGAGGGCGTCATCCTGGCGTCGCTGGCCGGCCGGCCCGCCTATGGCTACGAGATCACCGCACGCCTGCGGGAGCAGGGGTTCTCCGACATCGCCGAGGGAACGGTCTACGCGCTGCTCACACGACTGGAGAAGCGCGGCCTCGTCGACGTGGAGAAGGTCCCCTCCGAGAAGGGACCGCCGCGCAAGGTGCACTCCCTCAACGGTCAGGGGCAGGAGTACCTCGAAGAGTTCTGGAGGACCTGGAGCTTCCTCGCAGAACGACTGGAAAAGCTCCGCGAAGGGGGACAATAG
- a CDS encoding beta-lactamase (Beta-lactamase class C and other penicillin binding proteins [Defense mechanisms]; COG1680;~Beta-lactamase; pfam00144;~beta-lactamase [Paenibacillus mucilaginosus3016];~identified by MetaGeneAnnotator; putative), producing the protein MGTSTNGFTKTGLRRLRDVLERHVASGKIPGLVALVGRGEETHVEVIGTMRHDGGPPMRRDTIFRMASTTKPVAVAASMVLIDECRLRLDDPVDPWLPELAGRRVLKRAGGPLDETVPARRPITVRDLLTSTCGLGLDMTDPGSPMMSALFEQGVYEGGWLLPAPDPDEWMRRLSGLPLLYQPGERWLYNVSDDLLGVLVARVSGQSFETFLRERVFEPLGMKDTGFHVPADKIDRLPPLYAPDPGTGEFVVADEAEGGHHSSPPAFASGGGGLDSTADDYHAYFRMLLNHGRHGTRRVLSRPAVELMTTNRLTAEQLAARETWARNAVHLSHGQGQHGGWGFGMAVRTYRGDFAPVGQFGWDGGAGTTTYADPVHGLVGILLTQTGMSTPDSARAINDFWTTLYQALDD; encoded by the coding sequence ATGGGCACGAGCACGAACGGCTTCACCAAGACCGGGCTGCGCAGGTTACGCGACGTACTGGAACGGCACGTCGCGTCGGGGAAGATACCCGGGCTCGTCGCCCTGGTCGGCCGCGGCGAGGAGACTCACGTCGAGGTGATCGGGACGATGCGTCACGACGGCGGCCCGCCGATGCGCCGGGACACCATCTTCCGGATGGCCTCGACGACCAAGCCGGTCGCGGTGGCGGCGTCGATGGTCCTGATCGACGAGTGCCGGCTGCGGCTGGACGACCCGGTGGATCCGTGGCTGCCCGAACTGGCCGGCCGGCGGGTCCTGAAGCGGGCCGGCGGCCCGCTGGACGAGACCGTACCGGCGCGGCGGCCGATCACCGTACGCGACCTGCTCACCTCCACCTGCGGGCTCGGGCTCGACATGACGGACCCGGGCTCCCCGATGATGAGCGCGCTCTTCGAGCAGGGGGTGTACGAGGGCGGATGGCTGCTGCCGGCACCGGACCCGGACGAGTGGATGCGCCGTCTGAGCGGGCTCCCGCTGCTGTACCAGCCGGGCGAACGCTGGCTCTACAACGTCAGCGACGACCTGCTCGGCGTGCTCGTCGCCCGGGTCTCCGGCCAGTCCTTCGAGACGTTCCTGCGTGAGCGCGTCTTCGAGCCGCTGGGCATGAAGGACACCGGATTCCACGTCCCCGCCGACAAGATCGACCGGCTGCCGCCGCTGTACGCCCCCGACCCGGGGACCGGAGAGTTCGTCGTGGCGGACGAGGCCGAAGGCGGACACCACAGCAGCCCTCCGGCGTTCGCGTCGGGCGGTGGCGGACTGGACTCGACGGCCGACGACTACCACGCCTACTTCCGCATGCTGCTGAACCACGGCCGGCACGGCACCCGGCGCGTCCTGTCCCGGCCCGCCGTCGAGCTGATGACCACCAACCGCCTCACGGCCGAGCAGCTGGCCGCCCGGGAGACCTGGGCACGCAACGCCGTCCACCTGTCGCACGGTCAGGGGCAGCACGGCGGCTGGGGCTTCGGGATGGCGGTACGCACCTATCGCGGCGACTTCGCGCCCGTCGGCCAGTTCGGCTGGGACGGCGGAGCGGGCACCACCACGTACGCCGACCCGGTCCACGGACTCGTCGGCATCCTGCTCACCCAGACCGGCATGTCCACGCCGGATTCGGCCCGGGCCATCAACGACTTCTGGACCACGCTCTACCAGGCGCTGGACGACTGA
- a CDS encoding hypothetical protein (identified by MetaGeneAnnotator; putative;~sequence version:1): MIGPKKRWRAYKARTKELPGGYRGAVEAIERYLMHFVPTNAESTASMFEDLVDLFEQAAADGTPIREIVGEDPEEFVEAFAANYSEDGYVPARARKQLIDDLERAAGDSTAV, encoded by the coding sequence GTGATCGGCCCCAAGAAGCGCTGGCGCGCGTACAAGGCCCGGACCAAGGAGCTGCCCGGTGGCTACCGCGGCGCGGTCGAGGCGATCGAGCGGTACCTGATGCACTTCGTACCGACCAACGCCGAGAGCACCGCGTCGATGTTCGAGGACCTGGTCGACCTGTTCGAGCAGGCCGCCGCGGACGGTACGCCGATCCGCGAGATCGTCGGGGAGGACCCCGAGGAGTTCGTCGAGGCCTTCGCCGCGAACTACTCGGAGGACGGCTACGTCCCCGCCCGTGCGCGCAAGCAGCTGATCGACGACCTCGAGCGCGCCGCCGGTGACAGCACCGCGGTCTGA
- a CDS encoding amino acid transporter (Amino acid permease; pfam13520;~amino acid transporter [Streptomyces davawensis JCM4913];~identified by MetaGeneAnnotator; putative) → MSTLPAPTAPTAENGAGPTTAEPPDPDARHRLTAVTGLAALSLDAMASVAYGPEAIVLVLAAAGAHGLGFTLPVTLAIAGLLAVLVASYRQVVAAFPDGGGSYAVARTYLGRRTSLVAAASLVLDYVLNVAVAVTAGVAALTSAFPGLYGDRLWICLGVLALITAINLRGIVDSARAFIVPTAVFVGAILVMITVGLFRDAPVSTAASAGHASVLADNATSVGALLLLKAFASGCSALTGVEAIANAVPSFRAPAARRAQRAEVALGALLGVMLIGLSVLISRFGLQPVEGVTVLAQLADASFGHNAVFYVVQFATMVLLALSANTSFGGLPVLLKLLARDDYVPHVFGLKADRQVHRHGVVWLAVVSAGLLVFSGGDTNTLVPLFAIGVFVGFTLAQTGMVLHGRAARQWGKALLNGVGALLTGVAAVVVTATKFHDGAWLIVIALPLLVALFELVHRAYGRIADRLGVGRIPEPPHRARSLVLVPVSSLTLVTSKALTAAVSLGDEVRAVTVCHPDPEDRAHADALARDWALWNPGVALVRLPSERRSLGRPITAYVRHLAKAYPDTQITVLIPEAEPERLWQRLLQNQRGAVVAHAVRGDTDAVVCRLRFRC, encoded by the coding sequence ATGTCCACGCTGCCCGCCCCGACCGCCCCGACCGCCGAGAACGGCGCCGGGCCCACGACGGCGGAGCCCCCGGATCCCGACGCGCGCCACCGGCTGACCGCCGTCACCGGGCTCGCCGCCCTCTCGCTCGACGCCATGGCCTCCGTGGCGTACGGGCCCGAGGCCATCGTCCTCGTCCTCGCGGCGGCCGGCGCCCACGGGCTCGGCTTCACCCTGCCGGTCACCCTCGCCATCGCCGGCCTGCTGGCCGTGCTCGTCGCCTCGTACCGGCAGGTCGTCGCGGCCTTCCCGGACGGCGGCGGCTCGTACGCGGTCGCCCGGACGTACCTGGGCCGCCGCACCAGCCTGGTCGCGGCGGCTTCCCTGGTCCTCGACTACGTCCTCAACGTGGCCGTCGCCGTGACCGCCGGCGTCGCCGCGCTCACCTCCGCCTTCCCCGGCCTGTACGGCGACCGGCTGTGGATCTGCCTGGGCGTGCTCGCCCTGATCACCGCGATCAACCTGCGCGGCATCGTCGACTCGGCCCGCGCCTTCATCGTCCCGACCGCCGTCTTCGTCGGCGCGATCCTCGTCATGATCACCGTCGGGCTCTTCCGCGACGCGCCGGTCTCCACCGCGGCCTCCGCCGGGCACGCCTCCGTCCTCGCCGACAACGCCACCAGCGTCGGCGCCCTGCTCCTGCTGAAGGCATTCGCCTCCGGCTGCTCGGCCCTGACCGGCGTCGAGGCCATCGCCAACGCCGTCCCGTCCTTCCGTGCCCCCGCCGCCCGCCGCGCCCAGCGCGCGGAGGTCGCCCTCGGCGCGCTCCTCGGCGTCATGCTGATCGGCCTGTCCGTCCTGATCTCCCGCTTCGGCCTCCAGCCGGTCGAAGGCGTCACCGTCCTCGCCCAGCTCGCCGACGCGTCCTTCGGCCACAACGCGGTCTTCTACGTCGTCCAGTTCGCCACCATGGTGCTGCTCGCGCTGTCCGCCAACACCTCCTTCGGCGGACTGCCCGTCCTGCTGAAACTGCTCGCCCGCGACGACTACGTCCCGCACGTCTTCGGTCTCAAGGCCGACCGGCAGGTGCACCGGCACGGCGTCGTCTGGCTCGCCGTCGTCTCCGCCGGCCTGCTGGTCTTCTCCGGCGGCGACACCAACACCCTCGTCCCGCTCTTCGCCATCGGCGTCTTCGTCGGCTTCACGCTCGCCCAGACCGGCATGGTCCTGCACGGGCGGGCCGCCCGGCAGTGGGGCAAGGCCCTGCTCAACGGCGTGGGCGCGCTGCTCACCGGGGTCGCGGCGGTCGTCGTCACCGCCACCAAGTTCCACGACGGCGCCTGGCTGATCGTGATCGCGCTGCCGCTGCTCGTCGCGCTCTTCGAGCTCGTCCACCGCGCGTACGGGCGGATCGCCGACCGTCTCGGCGTCGGCCGGATCCCCGAGCCACCGCACCGGGCCCGCTCCCTCGTCCTGGTCCCCGTCTCCTCCCTGACCCTGGTCACCAGCAAGGCCCTGACGGCCGCCGTGTCCCTCGGCGACGAAGTCCGCGCCGTGACCGTCTGCCACCCCGACCCCGAGGACCGGGCGCATGCCGACGCCCTCGCCCGCGACTGGGCCCTGTGGAACCCGGGCGTCGCCCTCGTACGACTGCCCTCCGAGCGCCGCTCCCTCGGCAGACCGATCACCGCCTACGTACGTCACCTGGCCAAGGCGTACCCGGACACCCAGATCACCGTCCTCATCCCGGAGGCCGAGCCCGAGCGGCTGTGGCAGCGGCTGCTGCAGAACCAGCGTGGCGCGGTCGTCGCGCACGCCGTCCGCGGGGACACCGATGCCGTCGTGTGCCGGCTCCGCTTCCGCTGCTGA
- a CDS encoding hypothetical protein (identified by MetaGeneAnnotator; putative;~sequence version:1): MFGCAGCGAVLTAAVSEVALPVHWTDAHWETLHPPLLEAGCYAVDPEPYGPPWRQEDEVGASEAAERGWFAPFGALSYGPTGTVLLAPGDLRGTRLILERAAGYCMGIDGRDGPNLACVGCDLPVATRMDDCGCWQVVLLDPEAVVRLPAPPELPVMDWTELLATDALWHRLSAFRDIPAGAALAQVVVAAGGEPVEAAPGPVAELLGRTLGALMPAGEGAKRLDLAGPGFGERAADLVLVPVHPQTGEVWQPRGGAVPVPTDAALWSELAFPPHRTRLPAVGGLPAGAERDDPLPPHPAYPIGPSHAAFRHTLARMPAVREPWLRAIYDRGW; encoded by the coding sequence GTGTTCGGGTGTGCGGGCTGTGGCGCGGTGCTGACGGCGGCGGTGTCGGAGGTGGCCTTGCCGGTCCATTGGACCGACGCGCACTGGGAGACCCTGCACCCACCCCTGCTGGAGGCCGGCTGTTACGCCGTCGATCCCGAGCCGTACGGTCCGCCGTGGCGGCAGGAGGACGAGGTCGGGGCGTCCGAGGCGGCGGAGCGGGGGTGGTTCGCGCCGTTCGGCGCGCTGTCGTACGGGCCGACGGGGACGGTTCTCCTCGCGCCCGGCGACCTGCGCGGCACCCGGCTGATCCTTGAGCGGGCCGCAGGGTACTGCATGGGGATCGACGGGCGGGACGGGCCGAACCTCGCCTGCGTGGGCTGCGACCTGCCGGTCGCGACGAGGATGGACGACTGCGGGTGCTGGCAGGTCGTCCTGCTCGACCCCGAGGCGGTGGTGCGGCTGCCCGCCCCACCGGAGCTTCCGGTCATGGACTGGACGGAACTGCTGGCCACCGACGCGCTGTGGCACCGGCTGAGCGCGTTCCGGGACATCCCCGCAGGTGCGGCGCTCGCCCAGGTGGTGGTCGCCGCCGGGGGCGAGCCGGTCGAGGCGGCGCCCGGGCCGGTCGCCGAACTCCTCGGCCGGACGCTCGGCGCGCTGATGCCCGCCGGGGAAGGCGCGAAGCGGCTGGACCTGGCGGGGCCGGGATTCGGTGAGCGTGCCGCCGACCTGGTGCTGGTGCCGGTCCACCCACAGACCGGTGAGGTGTGGCAGCCGCGCGGCGGCGCGGTGCCCGTACCGACGGATGCCGCGCTCTGGTCCGAACTCGCCTTCCCGCCGCACCGGACCCGGCTGCCGGCGGTCGGCGGGCTGCCGGCAGGGGCGGAGCGGGACGATCCACTGCCACCGCACCCGGCGTACCCGATCGGACCGTCCCACGCCGCGTTCCGGCACACGCTCGCGCGGATGCCCGCCGTCAGGGAGCCGTGGCTGCGGGCGATCTACGACCGAGGATGGTGA
- a CDS encoding response regulator receiver protein (identified by MetaGeneAnnotator; putative;~sequence version:1): protein MSLTSVGVSDEHLRLYRYFLRHPERGAESAGGALGWDRDTVDEGLEALQERSLIRLSERHTVLVSDPAVAVEWLVEQRLGELKSATDEVLATRAVIATLIDDHKQGEARSPSEDIERVDGPEAIRERLTDLAFFTFREHMSLLPSPWHPHSIDEARTSDLRMLRRGIRWRTVVTRQALADPATLAYLRELEALGGEVRRTEQAIRRLAIWDRGVAMVPVDPADHYESTLVVRQPGVVANTVAWFEQVWDTGRQLPAEDDLAARTPVLSALEHRVLDALTRADKDEAAARELGVSLRTFRRYVADIMLRLGAANRFQAGLLAKERGWI from the coding sequence ATGAGCCTGACATCGGTCGGGGTGTCCGACGAACACCTGCGGCTCTACCGCTACTTCCTGCGCCATCCCGAGCGCGGGGCCGAGTCCGCCGGAGGCGCCCTCGGCTGGGACCGCGACACCGTCGACGAGGGGCTGGAAGCGTTACAGGAGCGGAGCCTGATCCGGCTCTCCGAGCGGCACACCGTCCTGGTCTCCGACCCGGCGGTCGCCGTGGAGTGGCTGGTGGAACAGCGCCTGGGGGAACTCAAGTCCGCCACCGACGAAGTGCTCGCCACCCGGGCCGTGATCGCCACCCTCATCGACGACCACAAGCAGGGCGAGGCCCGATCCCCGAGCGAGGACATCGAACGGGTCGACGGGCCCGAGGCGATCCGCGAACGCCTCACCGACCTGGCCTTCTTCACCTTCCGCGAGCACATGTCGCTGCTCCCGTCACCGTGGCACCCCCACAGCATCGACGAGGCCCGCACCTCGGACCTGAGGATGCTCCGCCGCGGCATCCGCTGGCGCACCGTCGTCACGCGGCAGGCGCTCGCCGACCCCGCGACCCTGGCGTATCTGCGCGAACTGGAGGCGCTGGGCGGAGAGGTGCGCCGCACCGAGCAGGCCATCCGGAGGCTCGCGATCTGGGACCGGGGCGTCGCCATGGTCCCCGTCGACCCCGCCGACCACTACGAGTCGACGCTCGTCGTCCGCCAGCCGGGGGTGGTGGCCAACACCGTGGCCTGGTTCGAGCAGGTCTGGGACACCGGCCGGCAGCTTCCCGCCGAGGACGACCTCGCCGCGCGGACACCGGTCCTGTCCGCCCTGGAGCACCGCGTCCTGGACGCGCTCACCCGCGCCGACAAGGACGAGGCGGCGGCCCGCGAACTGGGCGTGTCCCTGCGGACGTTCCGCCGCTACGTGGCCGACATCATGCTGCGGCTCGGCGCGGCCAACCGCTTCCAGGCGGGGCTCCTCGCCAAGGAACGGGGCTGGATCTGA
- a CDS encoding hypothetical protein (identified by MetaGeneAnnotator; putative;~sequence version:1), with protein MNKQQFWQLIEAARHQASNPNDGEAVAREATLLLASRPVEEIVAAERVLWDLMVDSYSNPLWAAAYIAHGGCSDDGFDYFRGWLIAQGREVFERVVADPDALAELPIVQASAADGVDLEGEDMLGIAWNAHISATGDQLPASLPTVPHRELDPTWNFDFDDHEEMTRRLPRLAALYPE; from the coding sequence ATGAACAAGCAGCAGTTCTGGCAGCTCATTGAGGCAGCCCGCCATCAGGCGTCCAACCCGAACGACGGCGAGGCGGTCGCTCGCGAGGCGACCTTGCTGCTGGCCTCCCGACCGGTCGAGGAGATCGTCGCAGCTGAGCGGGTTCTGTGGGACCTGATGGTTGACTCCTACTCCAATCCTCTGTGGGCCGCTGCTTACATCGCCCATGGTGGGTGCTCTGACGACGGATTCGACTACTTTCGCGGCTGGCTGATCGCTCAGGGCCGTGAAGTCTTCGAACGCGTAGTCGCTGACCCCGATGCCCTGGCAGAGCTGCCCATCGTTCAAGCCTCCGCAGCCGACGGCGTCGACCTGGAGGGTGAGGACATGCTGGGCATCGCCTGGAACGCACACATCTCGGCGACCGGTGATCAGCTCCCCGCGAGCCTGCCTACCGTCCCCCACCGGGAGCTGGACCCCACCTGGAACTTCGATTTCGATGACCACGAGGAAATGACTCGCAGGCTGCCCCGCTTGGCAGCTCTCTATCCGGAGTAG
- a CDS encoding hypothetical protein (identified by MetaGeneAnnotator; putative;~sequence version:1), with product MFRSAASVPGVPVIPHASHQPPAPARVFLSGAPGTGALAEHVLATGHGQWWTDRTEEPRVVAVTCGGHALLAGDPGAVTPGRLAPLAGHYIEAADRFLPVLGAAFGHLHPWERMLYVHRAEPVVPRVPHGVTVRRVVPGDAGALAALDPAAAWLHGTWGSPAALAGSGLAWAAFRRGRVLALACTRFAGSRYEDVACATGPDERRRHLALACVTGLTADIAARGRRASWTCSRDNRPSRLLAWTAGFRLTREYVHFAAGPVNHASKLADAA from the coding sequence GTGTTCCGTTCCGCCGCGTCCGTACCAGGAGTACCCGTGATCCCCCACGCGTCCCACCAGCCTCCCGCTCCCGCCCGTGTCTTCCTCTCCGGCGCTCCCGGCACCGGCGCCCTCGCCGAGCACGTCCTCGCCACCGGCCACGGCCAGTGGTGGACCGACCGGACCGAAGAGCCCCGCGTCGTCGCCGTGACCTGCGGCGGACACGCCCTTCTGGCCGGGGATCCCGGCGCCGTCACCCCCGGCCGGCTGGCCCCGCTCGCCGGGCACTACATCGAGGCAGCGGACCGTTTCCTCCCGGTGCTCGGCGCCGCCTTCGGCCACCTCCATCCGTGGGAGCGGATGCTCTACGTACACCGGGCCGAGCCCGTCGTACCGCGCGTCCCCCACGGGGTGACCGTGCGCCGTGTCGTCCCCGGGGACGCGGGCGCGCTGGCCGCCCTCGACCCCGCGGCGGCCTGGCTCCACGGCACCTGGGGCAGCCCCGCCGCCCTCGCCGGGTCCGGCCTGGCCTGGGCCGCCTTCCGCCGGGGCCGCGTCCTCGCACTGGCCTGCACCCGCTTCGCCGGCAGCCGCTACGAGGACGTCGCCTGCGCCACCGGACCCGACGAACGCCGCCGGCATCTCGCCCTGGCCTGCGTCACCGGGCTGACCGCCGACATCGCGGCGCGCGGCCGGCGCGCCAGCTGGACCTGCTCACGCGACAACCGCCCCAGCCGGCTGCTCGCCTGGACCGCCGGCTTCCGGCTGACCCGCGAATACGTCCACTTCGCCGCCGGGCCCGTCAACCACGCGTCAAAGTTGGCGGACGCCGCATAG
- a CDS encoding hypothetical protein (identified by MetaGeneAnnotator; putative;~sequence version:1), whose product MRAMEQRFVPPHRPGERAARARVVHDVRWARDAGAAAGCAGLLLVVSLAVEALTGGPDLPDTLLWAALSGALFVVLLPARVVAAPGRVSVRGVCVRRTVRTDRLAALRWSDGIERGLDLRDTDGGHARIELRVLLANPRLWLLLETDARACAGNGTLLKGIGDLDRLARRIERDTARSVFTVSGLD is encoded by the coding sequence GTGCGCGCCATGGAGCAACGATTCGTCCCGCCGCACCGGCCCGGTGAGCGCGCCGCCCGCGCCCGTGTCGTCCACGACGTGCGGTGGGCGCGGGACGCCGGGGCCGCCGCCGGCTGCGCCGGGCTGCTGCTCGTCGTGTCCCTGGCCGTGGAGGCGCTGACCGGCGGGCCGGATCTGCCGGACACGCTGCTGTGGGCTGCCCTGTCCGGCGCGCTCTTCGTGGTCCTCCTGCCCGCGCGGGTCGTCGCCGCACCGGGCCGGGTCAGCGTGCGGGGCGTCTGCGTCCGCCGGACCGTACGGACCGACCGGCTCGCCGCCCTCCGCTGGTCCGACGGCATCGAGCGGGGCCTCGACCTCCGTGACACGGACGGCGGGCACGCGCGGATCGAACTGCGCGTCCTCCTGGCCAATCCGCGCCTCTGGCTGCTCCTGGAGACCGACGCCCGCGCCTGTGCCGGCAACGGCACCCTGCTGAAGGGAATCGGTGATCTCGACCGGCTCGCCCGGCGGATCGAACGGGACACGGCCCGGTCGGTGTTCACGGTCTCCGGGCTCGACTGA
- a CDS encoding peptide ABC transporter ATPase (ABC transporter signature motif;~ABC-type antimicrobial peptide transport system, ATPase component [Defense mechanisms]; COG1136;~ATP binding site [chemical binding];~D-loop;~H-loop/switch region;~Q-loop/lid;~This family is comprised of MJ0796 ATP-binding cassette, macrolide-specific ABC-type efflux carrier (MacAB), and proteins involved in cell division (FtsE), and release of liporoteins from the cytoplasmic membrane (LolCDE). They are clustered together...; cd03255;~Walker A/P-loop;~Walker B;~identified by MetaGeneAnnotator; putative;~peptide ABC transporter ATPase [Amycolatopsis mediterranei U32]), producing MPWIFSSAGRTTAPASSALSPGFHSGEPAPAVRLDAVSKVYGRGASAVHALRGVDLAIPRGSFTAVMGPSGSGKSTFLQCAAGLDRPSGGTVWLGDQELTALDETALTRMRRDRVGFVFQAYNLMPSLTVEQNITLPLRLAGRRADSDWLARITDQVGLTGRGGRRPAELSGGQQQRVALARALVTRPEVVFGDEPTGALDTMTAKEVLALLRRTVDDLGQTVVMVTHDPMAASFADAVLFLADGRIVDRMAAPTAERVADRMSRLGAWA from the coding sequence ATGCCATGGATCTTCTCTTCGGCGGGCCGCACGACGGCGCCCGCATCCTCAGCTCTTTCCCCCGGCTTCCACTCCGGTGAGCCCGCCCCCGCGGTCCGGCTCGACGCCGTGAGCAAGGTGTACGGACGCGGCGCGAGTGCGGTGCACGCGCTGCGCGGCGTCGATCTCGCCATCCCCCGGGGGAGCTTCACCGCCGTGATGGGGCCCTCCGGCTCCGGCAAGTCGACGTTTCTGCAGTGCGCCGCCGGCCTGGACCGGCCCAGCGGCGGCACCGTCTGGCTTGGCGACCAGGAACTCACGGCCCTCGACGAGACCGCCCTGACCCGGATGCGCAGGGACCGCGTCGGCTTCGTCTTCCAGGCCTACAACCTGATGCCGTCGCTGACGGTCGAGCAGAACATCACCCTCCCGCTGCGCCTCGCGGGGCGCCGGGCCGACTCGGACTGGCTGGCACGGATCACCGACCAGGTGGGGCTCACCGGTCGGGGCGGGCGCCGGCCCGCCGAACTCTCCGGCGGCCAGCAGCAGCGGGTGGCGCTCGCCCGCGCGCTGGTCACCCGGCCCGAGGTCGTCTTCGGCGACGAGCCGACCGGCGCGCTGGACACCATGACCGCCAAGGAGGTGCTCGCGCTGCTGCGGCGGACCGTGGACGACCTGGGCCAGACCGTGGTGATGGTCACGCACGACCCGATGGCCGCCTCGTTCGCGGACGCGGTGCTGTTCCTGGCGGACGGGCGGATCGTCGACCGGATGGCCGCGCCCACCGCGGAGCGGGTCGCCGACCGTATGAGCCGCCTGGGAGCGTGGGCGTGA